One Streptomyces sp. B21-105 genomic region harbors:
- a CDS encoding baeRF3 domain-containing protein, which yields MEHALSPAALSELRRPRPYPAVSVLTPTHRREPGNAQDRVRLRNVVAEAKRQLEHDPAITRERRADVAGQLDRALAEVDLAHSEDGLVIYAAPGEHQVWSLARPVPERVVLSDTFLTRNLVSAQAAERPFWVCSVSADRVTLWNGGADRVTEEHAGGFPLVKRRPNFDAERMQRTGDLPSTFRDEDTRHFLRDADTAVGRLLRAHPRPLVVTGEQAALSLLDELGGVTRDALHIAHGGLSHGPPEAVWQAVRPLLDAESRRDVASVARVLDSARGHRMFAAGVDELWQNAREGRVRLLAVEENFRITVRDHGDHLVPAASGDLDAREDIVDEIVEQCLETGAAVRFVPDGTLGELDGIAGVLRY from the coding sequence ATGGAGCACGCACTCAGCCCCGCCGCCCTCTCCGAACTGCGCCGCCCGCGCCCTTATCCGGCGGTGTCCGTGCTGACGCCGACCCACCGCCGCGAACCCGGCAACGCCCAGGACCGGGTCCGGCTGCGCAATGTCGTGGCTGAGGCGAAGAGACAGCTGGAGCACGACCCGGCGATCACCCGCGAGCGGCGCGCCGACGTCGCGGGACAGCTCGATCGCGCCCTGGCCGAGGTCGACCTGGCGCACAGCGAGGACGGCCTGGTCATCTACGCGGCGCCGGGCGAGCACCAGGTGTGGTCGCTGGCCCGTCCGGTGCCCGAACGCGTCGTGCTCTCCGACACGTTCCTGACCCGCAACCTGGTCTCCGCGCAGGCCGCCGAGCGGCCCTTCTGGGTGTGCTCGGTCTCCGCCGACCGCGTCACGCTGTGGAACGGCGGCGCCGACCGGGTGACCGAGGAGCACGCCGGCGGCTTCCCACTGGTCAAGAGGCGGCCGAACTTCGACGCCGAGCGCATGCAGCGGACGGGCGATCTGCCCAGCACGTTCCGTGACGAGGACACCCGTCACTTCCTGCGCGACGCCGACACCGCCGTGGGCAGGCTGCTGCGCGCGCACCCGCGGCCGCTGGTCGTCACCGGCGAGCAGGCGGCGCTGTCGCTCCTCGACGAGCTGGGCGGCGTCACCCGCGACGCGCTGCACATCGCGCACGGCGGACTCTCGCACGGCCCGCCCGAGGCCGTGTGGCAGGCGGTGCGCCCCCTGCTCGACGCGGAGTCCCGCCGGGACGTGGCGTCGGTCGCCCGGGTACTCGACTCGGCGCGCGGGCACCGCATGTTCGCGGCCGGTGTCGACGAGCTGTGGCAGAACGCGCGGGAGGGCCGGGTCCGGCTGCTGGCCGTCGAGGAGAACTTCCGGATCACGGTCCGCGACCACGGCGACCACCTCGTCCCCGCCGCGAGCGGCGACCTGGACGCCCGCGAGGACATCGTCGACGAGATCGTGGAGCAGTGCCTGGAGACGGGCGCCGCGGTGCGTTTCGTGCCGGACGGCACACTGGGCGAGCTGGACGGCATCGCCGGCGTGCTGCGCTACTGA